A genomic region of Pseudopipra pipra isolate bDixPip1 chromosome W, bDixPip1.hap1, whole genome shotgun sequence contains the following coding sequences:
- the LOC135406299 gene encoding hydrocephalus-inducing protein homolog: protein METEMSKSKWSIANELRLEERPSDVILTIFDFREVGLRLRKKPDSPQETKLPKTVRPPGTSENSSSKFSSPDRNKTLLEPVPSELVFQNYVLGKVCETALLLRNRDKVTQLVKVTMDSSPYFKLVDPNGVCHQIPPGSFCTINILFTPEGSKSLFLQDHFHQLVCISKREKLTVPIRAIGARPVLDFPDQLDFSSCPVNHSTQKTLLVHNTGNLEACYSLSTESPFTVSPATGTLDVGEAKQVTVEYHPLQTGHHSTSLAVHCDRGECWALQVHSPRVLPNSRALSKQNNVEEPHSVFV, encoded by the exons atggagacAGAGATGAGCAAAAGCAAGTGGAGCATCGCCAACGAGCTCCGCCTTGAAGAGAGACCCAGTGATGTGATC CTGACCATCTTTGACTTCAGGGAGGTTGGTCTCAGGCTCAGGAAGAAGCCGGACAGCCCTCAGGAGACAAAGCTGCCCAAGACTGTCCGGCCCCCAGGCACGAGTGAGAACTCCAGTTCCAAG TTCTCATCCCCTGACCGGAACAAGACCTTGCTTGAGCCTGTCCCATCCGAGCTGGTGTTTCAGAACTATGTCCTTGGCAAGGTCTGTGAAACGGCCCTGCTTCTGAGGAATAGAGACAAG GTTACTCAGCTGGTGAAGGTCACCATGGACAGCTCACCTTATTTCAAGTTGGTTGACCCCAATGGTGTGTGCCATCAGATCCCACCGGGCTCATTTTGCACTATAAACATCCTTTTCACCCCTGAGGGGAGCAAG tctcttttcctgcaggatcATTTCCACCAGCTTGTCTGCatcagcaaaagagaaaagctcACTGTGCCAATCCGGGCCATTGGTGCCCGCCCAGTCTTGGACTTCCCTGACCAGCTGGACTTCTCGTCGTGTCCAGTCAATCACAGCACCCAGAAGACTCTGCTGGTTCACAACACCGGGAACCTGGAAGCCTGTTACAGCCTCAGCACTGAGAG CCCTTTCACTGTCAGCCCAGCCACGGGAACCCTCGATGTTGGTGAAGCCAAGCAAGTGACAGTGGAATATCACCCGCTGCAGACCGGGCACCATTccacatccctggcagtgcaCTGTGACAGAGGtgagtgctgggcactgcaggtgCACTCACCCCGCGTCCTTCCGAACAGCAGAGCCCTTTCTAAGCAGAATAAC GTCGAAGAACCCCATTCAGTCTTCGTGTAA